The genomic segment TGATGCAAAAAGGGATAATGCCAGCAGTAACCCCTATCCAGACAGGGTGTCTTAACCGTTGTCAACTAGGCCCGGTAATGCTTGTAGAACCAGGGCATACAATGTATGTAGGTTTGACAAAAGAGAAAATGGACAGAATTATCGATGAGCATATCATCGGTGGAAATGTTGTAGAAGAGTATGTGATCCCAGCTGAAATGTGGGGAGAACCTCTATCACCAGCAAGTATGGCTCGTTAAATTTTTATACCCATCTCTTTAAGGTCGCATGACTTCATCGTGCGACTTCCCAATTCCCCCACAATTTCAGTATAATATTACTATATAGGGGATTTTGGTATAATCCCAATAATTTTTATGAAATAAATAGGAATAATTATGAATATTACAATGCTTTATTCTAAAATACATAGAGCGACCGTAACA from the Sulfurovum xiamenensis genome contains:
- a CDS encoding (2Fe-2S) ferredoxin domain-containing protein, whose protein sequence is MVPGTIPQPAFYIFKCQQSAPPGMPKPSCVKADDQESQELFQYLAQKLMQKGIMPAVTPIQTGCLNRCQLGPVMLVEPGHTMYVGLTKEKMDRIIDEHIIGGNVVEEYVIPAEMWGEPLSPASMAR